The Longimicrobiaceae bacterium genome window below encodes:
- the metH gene encoding methionine synthase, producing MQKQRTLPPYLAALRERVLVFDGAMGTSIQRYHLTPVDFGGERLEGCNDYLVVTRPDVIEEIHASFLEVGCDVLETDSFRSNRITLAEYGLGDEVREINVAAASLARRVADRFSTAEKPRFVAGSIGPSGFLPSASDPTLGNITFDQLVPVFREQAEALIEGGVDVLLIETSQDILEVKAAIFGCRDAIRAATRPVALQVQVTLDTSGRMLLGTDIGAALTTLEALGADVVGLNCSTGPEHMRQPIRWLGENSPLPISCIPNAGIPHNEGGDAVYPLEPGPFAEMLNEFVRDFGVSVVGGCCGTTPEHLRQLIEKLDGAKPKERVVERVPRLSSGIRATDLIQQPAPTMIGERVNAQGSRKVKRLLLADDYDGILGVARDQTESGAHVLDVCVALTERQDEDEQMRSVVKLLSQGVDSPLCIDSTEPAVIEAALKQSPGRAIVNSINLENGRERIDAVLPAVAAHGAAVIALTIDNEVGGMAKTAADKLTVARKIYDIATGEFGLPADALIFDALTFTLATGDEEFRRSAVETMDGIRAIKRELPGVLTTLGVSNVSFGLAPHARAVLNSVFLFHCVEAGLDTAIINPAHVRPYAEIPDEERRLADDLIYDRRTEANDPLASFISFYESKGAEQESTVDPTAEMEPEGALHWKILHRKKDGIEDLIDAAVQKLGAVPVLNGVLLPAMKEVGDKFGAGELILPFVLQSAEVMKKAVARLENYLEKAEGQTKGKVVLATVYGDVHDIGKSLVNTILTNNGYTVFDLGKQVPVNTILEKAQEVGADAIGLSALLVSTSKQMPLAAQELFKRGLEYPLLVGGAAINPSFVRSAAMVGDGQPYPQGMFYCKDAFEGLAVMDRLQDAETRDDFVRGHNEEMIRRTEEYNRNREKAKGLRPSSRENPAVPVADVPQPPFWGIKVLDPIPVDDVVECIDRNTLYRMQWGARNLKGEEWDRVVREDFEPRLRRYTLEARTQGWLRPRAVYGYFPAGRDGDDVVVFDPADRTREIGRFSFPRQEDREQLCLADYFRPLNGQGPQDVLPLQVVTSGDKAAEFIDKRNKSGDYSEGYFLHGFSVQTAEGAAEYVNRRVRAELGLAGEQGLRYSWGYPACPDVEQHEVLFKVLPVKQAIGVGLTEGFQLDPEQSTAALVVHHPAAKYFSTAGG from the coding sequence ATGCAGAAGCAGAGAACGCTCCCGCCGTACCTTGCCGCCCTGCGCGAGCGCGTGCTCGTGTTCGACGGCGCCATGGGCACCTCCATCCAGCGCTACCACCTCACGCCGGTCGACTTCGGCGGCGAGCGGCTGGAGGGGTGCAACGACTATCTGGTGGTCACCCGGCCGGACGTGATCGAGGAGATCCACGCCTCGTTCCTGGAGGTGGGCTGCGACGTGCTGGAGACGGACAGCTTCCGCTCCAACCGCATCACCCTGGCCGAGTACGGGCTGGGCGACGAGGTCCGCGAGATCAACGTGGCCGCGGCGTCGCTCGCCCGCCGCGTGGCCGACCGCTTCAGCACCGCGGAGAAGCCGCGCTTCGTGGCCGGCTCCATCGGCCCGTCGGGCTTCCTCCCGTCCGCCTCTGACCCGACGCTCGGCAACATCACGTTCGACCAGCTCGTGCCCGTGTTCCGCGAGCAGGCCGAGGCGCTGATCGAGGGCGGGGTGGACGTGCTGCTGATCGAGACGTCGCAGGACATCCTGGAGGTGAAGGCCGCCATCTTCGGCTGCCGCGACGCGATCCGTGCGGCGACCCGGCCGGTCGCGCTTCAGGTGCAGGTCACGCTGGACACGTCCGGCCGCATGCTTCTGGGCACCGACATCGGCGCGGCGCTGACGACGCTGGAGGCGCTGGGGGCCGACGTGGTGGGCCTCAACTGCTCCACCGGCCCCGAGCACATGCGCCAGCCCATCCGCTGGCTGGGCGAGAACTCGCCGCTTCCCATCTCCTGCATCCCCAACGCGGGCATCCCGCACAACGAGGGCGGCGACGCGGTCTATCCGCTGGAGCCCGGCCCGTTCGCGGAGATGCTGAACGAGTTCGTCCGCGACTTCGGCGTCTCCGTCGTGGGCGGCTGCTGCGGCACCACGCCCGAGCACCTGCGCCAGCTCATCGAGAAGCTGGACGGTGCGAAGCCCAAGGAGCGCGTCGTAGAACGAGTCCCGCGCCTCTCGTCCGGAATTCGCGCGACCGACCTCATCCAGCAGCCCGCGCCGACCATGATCGGCGAGCGGGTCAACGCGCAGGGCAGCCGCAAGGTGAAGCGTCTCCTCCTCGCCGACGACTACGACGGCATTTTGGGCGTCGCGCGGGACCAGACGGAAAGCGGCGCGCACGTGCTGGACGTGTGCGTGGCGCTCACCGAGCGGCAGGACGAGGACGAGCAGATGCGCTCGGTCGTGAAGCTGCTCTCGCAGGGCGTGGACTCGCCGCTCTGCATCGACAGCACGGAGCCGGCGGTGATCGAGGCGGCGCTGAAGCAGTCGCCCGGCCGCGCCATCGTCAACTCGATCAACCTGGAGAACGGCCGCGAGCGCATCGACGCCGTCCTGCCGGCCGTCGCCGCCCACGGCGCCGCGGTGATCGCGCTGACCATCGACAACGAGGTCGGCGGGATGGCGAAGACGGCAGCCGACAAGCTCACCGTCGCCCGGAAGATCTACGACATCGCCACGGGCGAGTTCGGGCTGCCGGCCGACGCGCTCATCTTCGACGCGCTGACCTTCACGCTCGCGACGGGCGACGAGGAGTTCCGCCGGTCCGCCGTGGAGACGATGGACGGAATCCGCGCCATCAAGCGCGAGCTTCCCGGCGTGCTCACCACGCTGGGCGTCAGCAACGTGAGCTTCGGCCTGGCGCCGCACGCGCGGGCGGTGCTGAACTCGGTCTTCCTCTTCCACTGCGTGGAGGCGGGGCTGGACACGGCCATCATCAACCCGGCCCACGTGCGCCCGTACGCCGAGATCCCGGACGAGGAGCGCCGCCTGGCCGACGACCTCATCTACGACCGGCGCACGGAGGCGAACGACCCGCTGGCGTCGTTCATCTCGTTCTACGAGAGCAAGGGCGCGGAGCAGGAGAGCACCGTCGACCCCACGGCCGAGATGGAGCCGGAGGGCGCGCTTCACTGGAAGATCCTACACCGCAAGAAGGACGGGATCGAGGACCTGATCGACGCAGCCGTGCAGAAGCTGGGCGCCGTGCCGGTGCTGAACGGGGTGCTGCTGCCCGCCATGAAGGAGGTGGGCGACAAGTTCGGCGCGGGCGAGCTGATCCTGCCCTTCGTGCTCCAGAGCGCGGAGGTGATGAAGAAGGCGGTCGCGCGGCTGGAGAACTACCTGGAGAAGGCGGAGGGGCAGACCAAGGGCAAGGTGGTGCTCGCCACGGTGTACGGCGACGTGCACGACATCGGCAAGAGCCTGGTGAACACCATCCTCACCAACAACGGCTACACGGTGTTCGACCTGGGCAAGCAGGTGCCGGTGAACACCATCCTGGAGAAGGCGCAGGAGGTGGGGGCCGACGCCATCGGCCTCTCGGCGCTGCTCGTCTCCACGTCCAAGCAGATGCCGCTGGCGGCGCAGGAGCTGTTCAAGCGCGGGCTGGAGTATCCGCTCCTCGTGGGCGGCGCGGCCATCAACCCCAGCTTCGTGCGCAGCGCGGCGATGGTGGGCGATGGGCAGCCGTACCCGCAGGGCATGTTCTACTGCAAGGACGCCTTCGAGGGCCTTGCGGTGATGGACCGGCTTCAGGACGCGGAGACGCGCGACGACTTCGTGCGCGGGCACAACGAGGAGATGATCCGCCGGACGGAGGAGTACAACCGCAACCGCGAGAAGGCGAAGGGCCTGCGCCCCTCGTCGCGCGAGAACCCGGCGGTGCCCGTGGCCGACGTGCCGCAGCCGCCGTTCTGGGGGATCAAGGTGCTGGACCCCATCCCGGTGGACGACGTGGTGGAGTGCATCGACCGGAACACGCTGTACCGCATGCAGTGGGGCGCGCGCAACCTCAAGGGCGAGGAGTGGGACCGCGTGGTGCGCGAGGATTTCGAGCCGCGCCTGCGTCGCTACACGCTGGAGGCGCGCACGCAGGGCTGGCTGCGCCCCCGCGCCGTGTATGGCTACTTCCCCGCGGGCCGCGACGGCGACGACGTGGTGGTGTTCGACCCGGCGGACCGCACGCGCGAGATCGGGCGCTTCTCGTTCCCGCGCCAGGAAGACCGCGAGCAGCTGTGCCTGGCCGACTACTTCCGCCCGCTGAACGGCCAGGGGCCGCAGGACGTGCTGCCGCTACAGGTGGTGACCAGCGGCGACAAGGCGGCGGAGTTCATCGACAAGCGCAACAAGAGCGGCGACTACAGCGAAGGCTACTTCCTGCACGGCTTCAGCGTGCAGACGGCCGAGGGCGCGGCCGAGTACGTGAACCGCAGGGTGCGCGCGGAGCTGGGGCTGGCGGGCGAGCAGGGGCTGCGGTACTCGTGGGGATACCCTGCGTGCCCGGACGTGGAGCAGCACGAGGTGCTGTTCAAGGTTCTGCCGGTGAAGCAGGCCATCGGCGTGGGCCTCACCGAGGGCTTCCAGCTCGACCCCGAGCAGTCCACTGCCGCGCTCGTCGTCCACCACCCCGCCGCCAAATACTTCTCGACGGCGGGGGGGTGA